Proteins from a single region of Belliella baltica DSM 15883:
- a CDS encoding CusA/CzcA family heavy metal efflux RND transporter: protein MINKIISFSINNKFIIGLFIVALVGTGIWSMATINLGSVPDITNNQVQVITVAPNLGTEDIEQFVTYPVELAMANLPDVIELRSVSRFGLSVVTIVFKDEAGTYLPRQLVQEKLTEVAGEIPEGFGTPFMAPITTGLGEIFQYTLKVKEGYEDKYDAMELRTIQDWIVKRQMALVPGVVEVNAFGGYVKQYEVAINPDKLKSFGITMNQVFEALKVNNANTGGAYIEKNHQANFIRGEGLARSIADLENTVVTTQNGSPVLIRDVAEKVGYGNQVRYGAFTQDGHETVGGQILMLKGESPGDVIENVEKRIVEIQKSLPEGVYIDAFLSRSELIEATTSTVKNNLIEGALIVIFVLVLLLGSFRGGLIAASIIPLCLLFAFILMKQFGIWANLMSLGAIDFGIIVDGAVIIVEGAVFHIHQRMKKSTTAINQAEMDEIAYDSSSKMMNSAFFGQLIVLIVFTPILFLTGVEGKMFRPMAFTFGFAVLGAIILCLTYVPMMSSLFLKPAKNQNSWFAKFENKIDRFSDKIMDVLNRIYLPILNFALRFRAGVVIGAVSLLLISGFIFSNMGAEFVPKFDEGDIAFQALIKPGSSLTESIEASEKLQKLINEFPEVKTVVSRIGVAEIPTDPMPMDIADSYIILEKDKSKWTSADSKEELIEKIQEKISVVPGVNFVFTQPVELRFNELLTGVREDVAIKLYGEDLGVLADKVQEIAAVIRTVPGAADLNVEATSGLPQMTVVYNRAKMAQYGVTVDKLNDYVSASFSGEQAGVIFEGEKRFDVVIRLAEEYRQDINSLKNLFIDLPNGAQVPLKEVADISYKPGPMQISRDNTSRRISVGVNVRGRDVKSMVEEIQQKLETDVKLPPGYFVTYGGSFENLQRASDRLMIVVPIVLLTIFVLLYFALNSFKQAMMIYMAVPLAAIGGVFVLLIRGMPFSISAGVGFIVLFGVAVLNGLILINKFNELKDSGMTDIKKRIYEATHERLRPILLTAITTIMGFIPMAVSTSGGAEVQRPLATVVIGGMLTATFLTLVVIPILYFWLESRKERNNTGGDVSYINKSTNIVTVLLMVGGLMASGTAIAQNTSPNGTIPKTLTVDEAIAMAKQNYPSLKESQAFIEREKALKGTSFDLGSTQVFTGKEEYGNNLSGVQTTVGVQQGNIDLLSGFSKSKFYKERIALGEKFYVASEQQLVRNVMQAYDQINYYKAQLRFADQLDSIYVNFKTAAQLRYDTGETGKLEFIAASSEYQQIQVLRQQAYDDIEIAKRALKQYLGIEQEIETVGQTYEPMDFLATLDSASVDNNPLLQYALQNAEVSKANVGVEKSQFLPKFSLSYGRQVVDDVSGFYTYQAGISIPLWFFPQKSRVKAAKADAMVAENQYLEQKAVTESRVSQLAKSLEKTKKILQYYEEGALLLAEQQITTAQLASKEGEIDYVNYITILNSAIRIKQNHLQYINQFNQQTIDMQYQLGNL, encoded by the coding sequence ATGATTAACAAAATCATTTCATTTTCCATCAATAATAAATTTATTATTGGCTTATTTATAGTGGCATTGGTTGGTACGGGCATTTGGTCTATGGCTACTATAAACTTGGGTTCTGTACCCGACATAACAAACAACCAAGTACAGGTAATAACCGTGGCCCCTAACTTGGGGACAGAAGATATAGAACAATTTGTTACCTACCCTGTGGAATTGGCAATGGCAAATCTGCCAGACGTTATCGAACTGCGTTCGGTGTCCCGTTTTGGTCTTTCGGTGGTTACCATTGTCTTTAAGGATGAGGCTGGAACCTATCTGCCAAGGCAATTGGTACAGGAAAAATTGACCGAAGTTGCTGGAGAAATCCCTGAAGGTTTCGGCACACCTTTTATGGCACCCATAACAACAGGTCTGGGCGAAATTTTTCAATATACCTTAAAAGTAAAAGAAGGCTATGAAGACAAATATGACGCAATGGAGCTTCGTACCATCCAAGATTGGATTGTTAAACGCCAAATGGCACTAGTCCCCGGAGTCGTTGAGGTCAATGCCTTTGGAGGCTATGTAAAACAATACGAAGTTGCCATAAATCCTGATAAACTAAAAAGTTTTGGCATTACAATGAATCAGGTTTTTGAGGCCCTTAAAGTGAACAATGCCAATACTGGTGGAGCTTATATCGAAAAAAACCACCAAGCCAATTTTATCCGTGGCGAAGGGCTGGCACGAAGTATTGCCGATTTGGAAAACACGGTTGTAACCACACAAAATGGAAGCCCGGTTTTAATACGTGATGTCGCGGAAAAAGTAGGCTATGGTAATCAAGTGCGTTATGGTGCGTTTACCCAAGATGGACACGAAACTGTTGGTGGACAAATTTTAATGCTGAAAGGCGAAAGCCCAGGCGACGTGATTGAAAATGTGGAAAAGCGTATTGTAGAAATTCAAAAATCCCTGCCGGAAGGTGTTTATATTGATGCTTTTTTAAGCCGAAGTGAACTTATTGAGGCAACCACAAGTACCGTTAAAAACAATCTAATAGAAGGAGCCCTAATCGTCATATTTGTTTTGGTCTTACTTTTGGGAAGCTTCCGTGGTGGCTTGATAGCAGCTTCGATAATCCCTTTATGTCTATTATTTGCATTTATTTTGATGAAACAATTTGGCATTTGGGCAAATTTAATGTCCTTGGGTGCGATCGATTTTGGAATTATTGTAGATGGAGCGGTGATTATCGTGGAAGGAGCGGTTTTCCACATTCATCAACGGATGAAAAAATCCACAACCGCCATCAACCAAGCTGAAATGGATGAAATCGCCTATGATTCTTCAAGTAAAATGATGAATTCTGCCTTCTTCGGTCAACTAATTGTTCTTATAGTTTTTACACCGATTCTTTTTTTGACCGGTGTGGAAGGGAAAATGTTCCGGCCAATGGCATTTACATTTGGTTTTGCCGTTTTAGGAGCGATTATCCTTTGTCTTACCTACGTGCCAATGATGTCATCATTATTTTTAAAACCTGCTAAAAATCAAAATAGTTGGTTCGCCAAGTTTGAAAACAAGATTGATAGGTTCAGTGATAAAATTATGGATGTTCTGAATCGTATCTATCTGCCTATATTAAATTTTGCACTTCGCTTTCGGGCAGGTGTGGTTATAGGCGCGGTTTCCTTGCTTTTGATTTCAGGATTTATTTTCAGCAATATGGGAGCAGAATTTGTCCCTAAATTTGATGAAGGCGATATTGCATTTCAAGCATTGATAAAACCGGGGAGCAGTCTTACAGAATCTATTGAGGCTTCAGAGAAACTTCAGAAGTTAATCAATGAGTTTCCGGAAGTAAAAACAGTAGTTTCTAGGATTGGTGTGGCCGAAATACCGACAGACCCGATGCCTATGGATATTGCCGATAGTTATATTATTCTTGAAAAAGATAAGAGTAAATGGACTTCCGCAGATAGTAAAGAAGAACTGATAGAAAAAATACAGGAAAAAATTTCAGTAGTTCCCGGCGTAAATTTCGTGTTTACCCAACCTGTAGAACTTCGTTTTAATGAATTGCTTACAGGGGTTCGTGAGGACGTGGCAATCAAACTGTACGGAGAAGATTTAGGCGTTTTGGCAGACAAGGTACAGGAAATCGCAGCGGTCATCAGAACCGTTCCCGGAGCGGCTGACCTCAATGTAGAAGCTACAAGCGGTTTGCCACAAATGACAGTGGTGTATAACCGGGCAAAAATGGCACAATACGGTGTAACCGTTGACAAGCTGAATGATTATGTAAGTGCTTCATTTTCTGGAGAACAGGCAGGAGTCATTTTTGAAGGGGAAAAACGATTCGATGTGGTCATTCGTTTGGCAGAGGAATATCGACAAGACATCAATAGCTTAAAAAACCTTTTCATAGACCTGCCAAACGGTGCACAAGTACCTTTAAAGGAGGTTGCAGATATCAGCTATAAGCCAGGTCCGATGCAGATTTCAAGGGACAATACCTCCCGTCGTATTTCGGTAGGGGTCAATGTTCGTGGACGCGATGTAAAATCGATGGTCGAGGAAATTCAACAAAAATTGGAAACGGACGTGAAACTGCCACCAGGTTATTTTGTAACCTACGGAGGTTCTTTCGAAAACCTTCAACGTGCTTCAGACCGATTGATGATTGTAGTCCCAATAGTTCTATTAACAATATTTGTTCTGCTCTACTTTGCTTTGAATTCATTTAAACAAGCTATGATGATCTATATGGCAGTGCCTTTGGCAGCCATTGGTGGCGTTTTCGTCTTGTTGATTCGTGGAATGCCTTTCAGTATTTCTGCGGGAGTCGGGTTTATCGTGCTCTTCGGAGTTGCCGTATTAAACGGACTCATACTCATAAACAAATTCAATGAACTAAAAGACAGTGGAATGACAGATATAAAAAAACGTATATACGAAGCTACACATGAACGTTTACGTCCAATTTTATTAACAGCCATTACAACAATTATGGGTTTTATACCCATGGCGGTTTCCACCTCTGGTGGTGCAGAAGTACAGCGCCCCTTGGCAACAGTAGTCATTGGTGGAATGCTTACGGCAACATTTCTGACCTTGGTGGTTATACCTATTCTTTATTTTTGGCTTGAATCGAGAAAGGAACGAAACAATACTGGTGGAGATGTAAGCTACATCAACAAATCCACGAACATTGTAACCGTACTATTGATGGTTGGTGGTTTGATGGCTTCGGGAACTGCTATTGCCCAAAACACCAGTCCAAATGGCACAATTCCAAAAACCTTGACTGTAGATGAGGCTATTGCGATGGCAAAGCAGAATTATCCATCGCTTAAGGAGAGTCAGGCATTTATTGAACGGGAAAAGGCACTAAAGGGAACGAGTTTTGACCTTGGTAGCACTCAAGTTTTCACTGGCAAAGAAGAATATGGAAATAATCTTTCTGGAGTGCAGACAACCGTTGGTGTGCAACAGGGCAACATTGATTTGCTTTCCGGGTTTTCAAAATCGAAGTTTTACAAAGAGCGTATTGCCTTGGGAGAAAAGTTTTATGTGGCCAGTGAACAACAATTGGTGCGTAATGTGATGCAGGCGTATGACCAAATTAATTATTACAAGGCACAGTTGCGTTTTGCAGACCAATTGGACAGTATTTATGTCAATTTTAAGACTGCTGCCCAACTTCGCTATGATACCGGGGAAACGGGCAAACTGGAATTTATTGCCGCCTCTTCCGAATATCAGCAGATTCAAGTCTTAAGGCAACAAGCCTATGATGATATAGAAATCGCAAAAAGGGCATTGAAACAATATTTGGGCATCGAACAAGAAATTGAAACGGTTGGTCAAACCTATGAACCGATGGATTTTTTGGCCACTTTGGACTCGGCTTCCGTAGACAATAATCCTTTGCTTCAATATGCGTTGCAAAATGCCGAAGTAAGCAAGGCAAACGTAGGTGTTGAGAAATCACAATTCCTGCCGAAATTCAGTTTATCGTATGGCAGACAGGTTGTGGATGATGTTTCAGGCTTCTACACCTATCAGGCAGGTATTAGTATTCCGTTGTGGTTTTTTCCCCAGAAGTCAAGGGTAAAGGCGGCCAAGGCAGACGCAATGGTAGCAGAGAATCAGTATTTGGAGCAAAAGGCTGTTACAGAAAGTCGCGTGTCGCAATTGGCCAAATCCCTTGAAAAAACAAAGAAGATTTTGCAATATTACGAAGAAGGCGCACTATTGTTGGCAGAACAACAAATTACCACAGCGCAATTGGCATCCAAGGAAGGCGAAATAGATTATGTCAATTACATCACGATTCTCAACAGTGCCATCCGTATTAAACAAAACCATTTACAGTACATCAATCAGTTTAACCAGCAGACCATTGATATGCAATATCAATTGGGCAATTTATAA
- a CDS encoding efflux RND transporter periplasmic adaptor subunit, giving the protein MKNILLVSTVLFTLMFMSCNDAQKSELGHNEAEGVSKTEAGGEDAHGEEEGVVELTKQQAETIGLEMKPLEERNLGNNIKVTGTVELFPQDKANISPFIGGNVSAIKVIPGDNVSKGQVLAYIEHPDIIAMQQDYQEKNDELVFLKQDFERKQTLYDKGVSSGKEFQMAQSKFRATTSSVNGLRSQLRLLGINPDKVAEGQIYSAVPITTAISGYVDEVMISLGDYVAQQSKMFSISDNSKIYVNFKVYEKDIKQIQKGQQIYFSTASHPDELLKATVRSIGKTFNTDPKALEVLADIENKDKNLLPGMYVEGRIVQGEKKGFAIPEAAIIKEGEQSFIFILDEDEDEEMEAGKMKFKMIPVTVGITDLGFVEVNLPTDVKQDAKVVTKGAYTLSSEMVKGELEHGH; this is encoded by the coding sequence ATGAAGAATATACTATTAGTAAGTACCGTATTATTTACACTTATGTTTATGAGTTGTAATGATGCCCAAAAATCTGAACTTGGGCATAATGAAGCCGAAGGGGTATCAAAAACCGAAGCAGGTGGAGAAGATGCACACGGCGAAGAAGAAGGCGTGGTGGAACTCACAAAGCAACAGGCCGAAACCATAGGTTTGGAAATGAAACCTTTGGAGGAACGCAATTTAGGGAACAACATTAAGGTAACAGGAACGGTGGAGCTTTTCCCGCAGGACAAGGCGAACATAAGCCCGTTTATTGGTGGAAATGTGAGTGCCATAAAAGTAATACCCGGAGATAACGTAAGCAAAGGTCAAGTGCTGGCATATATAGAACACCCGGATATCATTGCAATGCAACAGGATTATCAGGAAAAAAATGATGAACTGGTCTTTTTGAAACAGGATTTTGAACGCAAGCAGACGCTTTATGACAAAGGCGTTTCTTCGGGAAAGGAATTTCAAATGGCTCAATCAAAATTTCGTGCTACCACATCCAGCGTCAATGGTTTGCGGTCCCAATTGAGACTGTTGGGAATTAACCCGGACAAAGTGGCGGAAGGACAGATATATTCTGCTGTTCCCATTACCACAGCCATAAGTGGTTATGTGGATGAAGTAATGATTAGCCTTGGCGATTACGTGGCACAACAATCCAAAATGTTCTCGATAAGCGATAATTCAAAAATTTATGTAAACTTCAAAGTCTATGAAAAGGACATAAAGCAAATCCAGAAAGGACAACAGATATATTTTTCCACGGCCTCGCACCCAGATGAACTGCTTAAAGCAACTGTTCGATCTATAGGCAAAACTTTCAACACCGACCCAAAAGCTTTGGAAGTTTTGGCAGATATAGAAAACAAGGATAAAAACCTATTGCCAGGTATGTACGTGGAAGGGCGAATAGTGCAGGGCGAGAAAAAAGGTTTCGCTATTCCTGAAGCTGCCATCATAAAAGAAGGCGAGCAATCCTTCATTTTCATTTTGGATGAAGATGAAGATGAAGAAATGGAAGCGGGCAAAATGAAATTCAAAATGATACCCGTAACGGTTGGTATTACTGATTTAGGTTTTGTTGAAGTCAATCTTCCTACAGACGTAAAACAGGACGCTAAAGTTGTAACAAAAGGGGCATACACACTTTCATCAGAAATGGTAAAAGGCGAATTGGAACACGGACACTAA
- a CDS encoding P-II family nitrogen regulator — protein MKEIKAFVKPNRIQKIIEALTDNGFKSMTLSQSEGTGAFKAKGAKPSLDFHVTDSPVVKLELVCQNEEAQAAIELIMENGKTNEPGDGIIYISNVEDAFQIKTGESLKLNSF, from the coding sequence ATGAAAGAAATAAAAGCGTTCGTAAAACCGAATAGAATTCAAAAAATAATTGAGGCTCTTACCGACAACGGCTTTAAAAGCATGACCTTATCCCAATCGGAAGGCACAGGTGCATTTAAAGCCAAGGGAGCAAAGCCCTCTTTGGACTTTCACGTTACAGATAGCCCTGTGGTTAAATTGGAGCTGGTATGCCAAAACGAAGAAGCGCAAGCTGCAATTGAACTAATTATGGAAAATGGAAAAACCAACGAGCCTGGAGACGGGATTATTTATATCTCGAACGTGGAAGATGCCTTCCAGATTAAAACGGGGGAATCGCTAAAACTTAATTCTTTTTAA
- a CDS encoding four-helix bundle copper-binding protein, which translates to MKNQNHQALIQKLLNCALACENCAAQGFKEAHGAMMEKCIPMDIDCADICMLSARLLQRGSEISHEFLAICEKACRMCAEECGKHDHEHCKKCAQACKECADACHEHHGNVKID; encoded by the coding sequence ATGAAAAATCAAAATCATCAGGCATTAATTCAGAAATTACTGAACTGCGCCTTAGCTTGTGAAAATTGTGCGGCACAAGGTTTTAAAGAAGCACATGGCGCAATGATGGAAAAATGCATCCCAATGGATATTGACTGCGCAGATATCTGCATGCTTAGTGCCCGCTTATTGCAAAGAGGGTCAGAAATTTCGCATGAATTTTTGGCTATCTGCGAAAAAGCTTGTCGTATGTGCGCCGAGGAGTGTGGAAAGCATGACCATGAACATTGCAAAAAATGTGCTCAGGCTTGCAAAGAATGTGCAGATGCTTGCCATGAGCATCATGGTAATGTTAAAATTGATTAG
- a CDS encoding STAS/SEC14 domain-containing protein, which produces MIQILEQTEGNVIATKAIEKLATSDYNILLPILTNRLGNYNKLRWYFEMENFKGWELKAFWQDAKFDLKHANDFEKIAMVGEKKWQEWMAIFMRPFTNAEIKYFDSEERDTALAWIKS; this is translated from the coding sequence ATGATACAAATATTAGAACAAACTGAAGGCAACGTAATTGCCACGAAAGCCATTGAAAAATTGGCAACTTCAGATTATAATATCCTTCTTCCTATTTTGACAAACAGGCTTGGGAATTATAACAAGCTTCGGTGGTATTTTGAAATGGAGAACTTTAAGGGTTGGGAACTGAAAGCATTTTGGCAGGATGCTAAGTTTGACCTTAAACATGCAAATGACTTTGAGAAAATAGCAATGGTTGGCGAAAAGAAATGGCAGGAATGGATGGCTATTTTTATGAGGCCTTTTACCAATGCAGAGATAAAATATTTTGATTCGGAAGAAAGAGACACAGCATTAGCGTGGATTAAATCATAA
- a CDS encoding ZIP family metal transporter, with translation MLKSIEHSLLIGLIPLGLVLLGGLAAIFFRLSKGVESTVLHFAAGVVFSVVAVELLPDVIRIHRPIQIISGFVVGVVLMLVIKSIIKKLAAKTERTEENNFPATLFVGVAIDIFIDGLLVGIAFSVGSKEGLLLTLAIGIELFSLGLATATAFRKKSITKLKTFTYIALPEYFSYCPMQLHFS, from the coding sequence ATGTTGAAATCTATAGAACATTCTTTATTGATTGGCTTGATACCTCTGGGTTTGGTTTTATTAGGGGGATTAGCTGCGATTTTCTTTCGGCTTAGCAAGGGCGTAGAAAGCACAGTTTTACATTTTGCCGCAGGTGTGGTGTTTTCTGTTGTAGCCGTTGAATTATTGCCAGATGTTATCCGAATTCATCGCCCCATTCAAATTATTTCAGGCTTTGTTGTAGGTGTGGTTTTGATGCTGGTTATAAAATCAATCATCAAAAAATTAGCGGCTAAAACTGAACGAACTGAGGAAAATAACTTTCCGGCTACCCTTTTTGTAGGCGTAGCCATTGATATTTTCATAGATGGATTGCTGGTGGGTATTGCCTTTTCAGTTGGTAGTAAGGAAGGTTTATTACTTACCCTTGCTATCGGAATTGAGCTATTTTCTCTCGGATTAGCCACAGCTACTGCTTTCAGGAAGAAAAGCATCACCAAATTGAAAACGTTCACGTATATAGCGTTACCGGAATATTTTTCATACTGCCCAATGCAATTACATTTTTCCTGA
- a CDS encoding heavy metal translocating P-type ATPase, with protein MEHKHKYDAQGKQLCCTPQEEKIYTDADAKMLLEKHHDDDGHNHEHTDDDGHNHGSTDKSTFQMFLPAIISFVLLIIAIAFDNWFPQSWFTGWVRIVWYAVAYAPVGLPVIKEAFESIRKGDVFSEFLLMSIATIGAFAIGEYPEGVAVMLFYAVGEVFQTLAVTRAKANIKTLLDQRPDEVTILENNQAKTIKAETASIGNIIQLKPGEKLGLDGELLSETASFNTAALTGESKPDTKTKGETVLAGMINLTTVAQVKVTTAYTDSKLSKILELVQNATAQKAPTELFIRKFAKIYTPIVVLLAVLITIIPYFFVSDYVFSQWLYRALVFLVISCPCALVISIPLGYFGGIGAASKNGILFKGSNFLDAIADIKNVVMDKTGTMTEGVFKVQEVVLKSEFNKDEILKMVNALESQSTHPVATAIHQYVGEIDNSIRLDNTEEIAGHGLKANVNGKELLVGNFKLLDQFNIKYDLDPATIVYTLIAIAYDGKFAGYITIADSIKEDAQLTIDKLKALGVKTTMLSGDKSTVVKFVADKLGINNAFGDLLPEDKVNKVKEIKAQNETVAFVGDGVNDAPVVALSDVGIAMGGLGSDATIETADVVIQDDKPSKIPMAINIGKQTKKIVWQNITLAFVVKGIVLVLGAGGLATMWEAVFADVGVALLAILNAVRIQRMKF; from the coding sequence ATGGAACACAAACATAAATATGATGCACAAGGCAAACAGCTTTGTTGCACACCTCAAGAAGAAAAAATATATACCGATGCCGATGCTAAAATGCTATTGGAAAAACATCACGACGATGATGGACACAACCACGAACACACCGATGATGACGGTCATAACCACGGAAGTACCGATAAATCTACCTTTCAAATGTTTTTACCTGCTATCATCAGTTTCGTATTATTGATAATAGCCATTGCTTTCGATAATTGGTTTCCTCAATCTTGGTTTACAGGTTGGGTAAGAATTGTTTGGTATGCAGTAGCGTATGCACCTGTTGGATTACCCGTAATTAAAGAAGCATTTGAAAGCATCAGAAAAGGCGATGTGTTTTCAGAATTTTTATTGATGAGTATTGCCACCATCGGAGCTTTTGCCATTGGCGAATACCCTGAGGGTGTTGCTGTAATGTTGTTTTATGCCGTTGGCGAAGTATTCCAGACTTTGGCAGTAACAAGAGCGAAAGCTAACATTAAAACGTTGCTCGATCAAAGACCAGATGAAGTAACTATTTTAGAAAATAATCAAGCTAAGACCATAAAAGCAGAAACCGCAAGTATTGGCAATATAATTCAATTAAAACCCGGAGAAAAATTAGGACTAGATGGAGAATTATTATCCGAAACCGCTTCATTCAATACAGCAGCACTAACAGGAGAAAGTAAGCCCGACACCAAAACCAAAGGTGAAACCGTATTGGCGGGAATGATAAATTTAACGACCGTTGCACAGGTAAAAGTAACGACTGCTTATACTGATAGCAAACTTTCTAAAATTTTGGAATTGGTACAAAATGCCACTGCACAAAAAGCACCAACAGAATTATTCATTCGAAAATTCGCAAAAATATACACACCGATTGTTGTATTGTTGGCAGTGCTAATTACCATAATTCCTTATTTTTTTGTGAGCGATTATGTATTTAGTCAGTGGTTGTACAGAGCATTGGTGTTTTTGGTTATTTCTTGTCCTTGTGCTTTGGTTATCAGTATTCCTTTGGGTTATTTTGGTGGAATTGGAGCAGCTTCCAAAAATGGAATTTTGTTTAAAGGAAGCAACTTTTTAGATGCCATTGCCGATATTAAAAACGTAGTGATGGACAAAACGGGTACAATGACCGAGGGCGTTTTCAAGGTACAAGAAGTGGTATTAAAATCTGAATTTAATAAAGATGAAATCCTGAAAATGGTCAACGCTTTAGAAAGCCAAAGTACACATCCGGTCGCGACCGCTATTCATCAATACGTAGGCGAAATTGATAACTCAATAAGGTTAGATAATACCGAAGAAATTGCAGGTCACGGTTTGAAAGCCAATGTAAACGGAAAAGAATTATTGGTAGGGAATTTTAAGTTGCTGGATCAATTTAACATCAAATATGATTTAGACCCAGCCACAATTGTTTATACCTTAATTGCCATTGCTTACGATGGAAAATTTGCAGGATATATTACCATTGCAGACAGCATCAAAGAAGATGCACAGCTTACAATTGACAAACTGAAAGCATTAGGCGTAAAAACCACAATGCTAAGCGGAGACAAAAGCACCGTAGTAAAATTTGTTGCCGATAAATTAGGAATTAATAATGCCTTTGGCGATTTATTACCCGAAGACAAAGTAAATAAAGTAAAAGAAATAAAAGCCCAAAACGAAACCGTAGCATTCGTAGGCGATGGAGTGAACGACGCACCAGTAGTAGCTTTGAGCGATGTAGGAATTGCAATGGGCGGTCTAGGAAGCGATGCCACCATAGAAACTGCTGATGTGGTTATTCAGGACGATAAGCCGAGTAAAATACCAATGGCAATCAATATCGGTAAACAAACTAAGAAAATTGTTTGGCAGAATATCACTTTGGCATTTGTAGTAAAAGGAATTGTATTAGTTCTGGGAGCAGGTGGTTTGGCTACAATGTGGGAAGCCGTTTTTGCTGATGTGGGAGTTGCATTATTGGCAATTTTAAACGCTGTACGCATACAACGGATGAAATTTTAA